A genomic window from Anolis carolinensis isolate JA03-04 unplaced genomic scaffold, rAnoCar3.1.pri scaffold_13, whole genome shotgun sequence includes:
- the gpr146 gene encoding probable G-protein coupled receptor 146: protein MWSCDAFNGTKTTEDQHLCHEFHLVLSIFSLLYLIICFPIGLCYNALLVLVNLYNKATMTMPDVYFVNIAIAGLIISAIAPMYLLGPASTKWAIWSFNNEVYITLLILFNVSSLVIMYSTTLLSLDYYIERALPRTYMSSVYNTKHVCGFIWGGAMLTSFSSLLFYVCNHVSTKIIECSKMQNKEAADAIMVFIGYIVPAVAVLYALVLILRIRKEATPLDQDTGRLDPSVHRLLIATVCTQFTLWTPYYITLLVNTLTSMQGKVMDENYVRVLHFTKGVSKFLAFSSSFVMPLLYRYINKNFPHKLRRLLKKLHCGNQGCSHERTVVQQVIT from the coding sequence ATGTGGAGCTGTGACGCTTTCAATGGCACCAAAACCACGGAGGACCAGCATCTCTGCCATGAGTTCCACCTCGTGCTTTCCATCTTCTCTCTGCTCTACCTCATCATCTGCTTCCCCATTGGCCTTTGCTACAATGCCCTGCTGGTCCTGGTCAACCTCTACAACAAAGCAACGATGACCATGCCAGACGTTTACTTTGTCAACATCGCCATTGCTGGCCTCATCATCAGTGCCATCGCGCCCATGTACCTTCTGGGACCGGCCAGTACCAAATGGGCCATTTGGAGTTTCAACAATGAAGTCTACATCACCTTGCTGATCTTGTTCAACGTGTCATCCTTGGTGATAATGTACTCTACCACCCTGCTCAGTTTGGACTACTACATTGAGCGTGCGCTGCCAAGAACGTACATGTCGAGTGTATACAACACCAAGCACGTGTGTGGGTTCATATGGGGGGGAGCCATGCTGACCAGTTTCTCGTCTCTCCTCTTCTACGTCTGCAATCACGTCTCCACTAAAATAATCGAATGCTCCAAGATGCAGAACAAAGAAGCGGCGGACGCCATCATGGTTTTTATTGGTTACATCGTCCCCGCCGTTGCGGTGTTGTACGCACTTGTGTTGATTCTGCGAATACGCAAAGAGGCGACGCCACTGGACCAAGACACTGGAAGACTGGATCCGTCAGTGCACCGGCTTTTGATTGCCACCGTGTGCACACAGTTCACTTTATGGACGCCTTATTACATCACACTTCTAGTAAACACTTTAACAAGCATGCAAGGAAAAGTTATGGATGAAAACTACGTCCGAGTATTACATTTTACCAAGGGAGTGTCCAAATTCCTGGCTTTTTCTAGCAGCTTTGTCATGCCCCTCCTCTACCGATACATCAACAAAAACTTTCCACACAAATTGCGAAGGCTGCTTAAGAAACTGCACTGTGGGAACCAAGGGTGCTCTCATGAACGCACGGTCGTTCAGCAAGTCATAACGTAG